DNA from Candidatus Thorarchaeota archaeon:
GGGGAGGTTACGTCAGCACAGCTTTCACTTAGAGCCGGAGTGATACCGCTCGTGTGGAAGAGCTTGGTACCATCAAACACCTCATCCCAGTTGACTTCGCCTGTCTGGATTTTGCTTATCGCAGAATGCTTCCTATCATAGATAACTCGATTTGTTCGTGGAGCGGCACCGAACTCAACAAAATAGACGCCACAGCGGTTTTCAGGATCCCAAAGAACATTTGAAGTGTCTACTCCATGTTCACGGGCTTTGTTTCTGATGAAATGTCCAATCGAATTGTCTCCCAGCTTGGTGACATAAGCCGAATCTAATCCAAGTCGAGAACAGGCGACTGCGACATTCATCTCTGCACCTCCCGCGTGAGCATCGTAGCTATCTGTTTGCTCGAAGCGCTGGAAATCGGGGGGTGACAATCGTAGCATTACCTCTCCGAATGTTACAACATCATACGCCATTTTGCACCATCTCGCATTAAATTGATGTTAAATGGACTGTGTTAAAGCTGTCGTTAAGAATGTTAGAGTATCCTACTGTCTCATGCTACATTTGGAGCCTTTGGCAACCATATACGAAACTCAGTGCCTTGCTCTGGGTGACCCTTTATTCGGTCGTTAATAGTAATTTCTGCTCCGTATTTGTCCGCAATTTGGAGCGCCTGAGGTATTCCAACTCCCCCATATCGCCGATTTGAATCAAAGATGGCTTCTTTCTGTGACTTGGGAATACCAAGGCCGTTGTCAGCAATCGACACCTCATATCCTTTG
Protein-coding regions in this window:
- a CDS encoding sugar kinase; amino-acid sequence: MAYDVVTFGEVMLRLSPPDFQRFEQTDSYDAHAGGAEMNVAVACSRLGLDSAYVTKLGDNSIGHFIRNKAREHGVDTSNVLWDPENRCGVYFVEFGAAPRTNRVIYDRKHSAISKIQTGEVNWDEVFDGTKLFHTSGITPALSESCADVTSP